The following coding sequences lie in one Oryza brachyantha chromosome 10, ObraRS2, whole genome shotgun sequence genomic window:
- the LOC102710624 gene encoding formin-like protein 5, whose translation MLSTVVVASCVPVSRSPVMRQASSGVRRRVGHSQSSWRPPPPLPPSFFSAAVECRRRTLAVVCAGPGGPEKHRPAFTIPPTALLYPLPPADGKERWEMKDGEDSVQLWLQVPGLSKENLEITTTEDLLEIKWKGGGRAGAGPEDIHGIGPFHVRLLLTKEYVAGEVTAVLKAGMLEVTIPKNKAVQPQVVEIGKQPPPPQPPAPGGGRSPSSPPPPQPPAQGGGRSPSSPPSLPQPQAPAQGGGRNPSPPSPPPEPRQPPSPPAP comes from the exons ATGTTGTCGACGGTGGTTGTGGCCTCTTGCGTTCCGGTGAGCCGGTCGCCCGTGATGCGGCAGGCGTCCTCCGGCGTACGGCGGCGGGTTGGCCACAGCCAGTCCTCctggaggccgccgccgccgctgccgccgtcgttcTTCTCTGCCGCCGTCGAGTGCAGGCGGCGTACGCTTGCTGTTGTATGTGCTGGTCCCGGCGGGCCGGAGAAACACCGCCCGGCGTTCACCATTCCTCCCACCG CTCTGCTGtacccgctcccgccggcggaCGGGAAGGAGCGGTGGGAGATGAAGGACGGCGAGGACAGCGTCCAGCTGTGGCTGCAGGTGCCGGGCCTCTCCAAGGAGAACCTCGAGATCACCACCACCGAGGACCTGCTGGAGATCAAGTggaagggcggcggccgcgccggcgccgggccgGAGGACATCCACGGGATAGGCCCCTTCCACGTCCGCCTGCTTCTCACCAAGGAgtacgtcgccggcgaggtcacCGCCGTGCTCAAGGCAGGCATGCTGGAGGTCACCATTCCCAAGAACAAAGCCGTGCAGCCCCAAGTCGTCGAGATCGGGAagcagccgccaccgccgcaaccgcccgCACCAGGAGGTGGCAGGagtccctcgtcgccgccgccgccgcaaccgcccgCACAAGGAGGTGGCAGGagtccctcgtcgccgccgtcgctgccgcaaCCGCAAGCGCCCGCACAAGGAGGTGGCAGGaatccctcgccgccgtcgccgccgccggagccacGACAGCCACCGTCGCCTCCGGCACCGTAG